One segment of Romeriopsis navalis LEGE 11480 DNA contains the following:
- a CDS encoding fatty acid desaturase, with the protein MTATQISPQALLDKADASELSLKDIIRSIPKEYFQKDASKAWTRVVVNTALVALGYWSLAVAPWYLLPLCWVFTGTALTGFFVIAHDCGHRSFSNKLWVNDLVGHITLLPILYPFHSWRLLHDKHHKHTNKMDVDNAWQPWRTEFYDGLNGVERFVYRLMRGWLWPVGSILHWALIHFKRENYASERDWKNAKFSNTVVIVAGLIGLPLLTLTTGVGGLITFWFMPFLVYHFWMSTFTVVHHTLPEIPFQEPEDWNEAESQLFGTVHCDYPKWVEFMCHDINVHIPHHISTAIPSYNLRKAHRFLQGVWGDRLVERKFNLELMKEVTVCHLYHPERNYQTFEEYKQG; encoded by the coding sequence ATGACTGCAACGCAAATTTCTCCGCAGGCGCTACTAGATAAAGCTGATGCTTCCGAGTTGAGCCTGAAGGATATTATCCGCAGCATTCCGAAGGAATATTTCCAGAAGGATGCAAGCAAGGCTTGGACCAGAGTAGTTGTCAATACAGCTTTAGTGGCACTTGGCTACTGGAGTTTGGCAGTCGCCCCTTGGTATTTATTACCCCTTTGTTGGGTCTTTACGGGTACTGCACTGACTGGCTTCTTCGTGATTGCTCACGATTGTGGCCACCGATCGTTCTCCAATAAACTCTGGGTGAATGACTTGGTGGGGCACATCACGCTCTTGCCAATTCTTTATCCCTTCCATAGCTGGCGGTTGCTCCATGACAAGCACCACAAGCACACCAACAAAATGGATGTTGATAACGCTTGGCAGCCTTGGCGCACCGAATTTTATGACGGCTTGAATGGCGTTGAGCGGTTTGTATATCGCCTGATGCGCGGTTGGTTGTGGCCTGTTGGTTCGATCCTGCACTGGGCTTTGATTCACTTTAAGCGTGAGAACTACGCGAGCGAGCGTGATTGGAAGAATGCAAAGTTCTCCAACACCGTCGTCATCGTTGCGGGTTTGATTGGTCTACCGTTGTTGACCCTCACCACTGGTGTGGGCGGCTTAATTACCTTCTGGTTTATGCCGTTCTTGGTTTACCACTTCTGGATGAGTACGTTCACAGTGGTCCACCACACATTGCCGGAAATCCCGTTCCAAGAGCCGGAAGATTGGAACGAAGCCGAATCCCAACTCTTTGGTACAGTCCACTGCGACTATCCGAAATGGGTTGAGTTTATGTGCCATGACATTAATGTCCACATTCCCCACCATATTTCTACGGCAATTCCTTCCTACAATTTGCGTAAAGCACATCGCTTTTTGCAAGGCGTTTGGGGCGATCGACTAGTTGAGCGCAAGTTTAATCTGGAACTCATGAAAGAAGTGACAGTTTGCCACCTGTATCACCCAGAGCGCAACTATCAGACTTTCGAAGAATACAAGCAGGGCTAA
- the glyQ gene encoding glycine--tRNA ligase subunit alpha, protein MNFQSVISALHQFWSDRGCLVMQPYDTEKGAGTKSPHTFLRAIGPEPWSVAYVEPCRRPGDGRYGENPNRGQHYYQYQVLIKPSPENIQEIYLDSLRVLGIQPEEHDIRFVEDNWEDAAVGAWGVGWEVWLDGMEVTQFTYFQQCGGLDCKPVSVEITYGLERLTMYLQGVDSIFDIQWNDEITYGDIHMQGEIEESTYNFEASDSDLLFNLFSLYEQEAVRLMEKELVLPAFSYVLKCSHTFNLLDARGVISVTERNRYIGKVRNLSRKVATLYYNQREALGFPLLKEQAVAATK, encoded by the coding sequence GTGAATTTTCAGTCAGTCATTTCGGCGTTGCATCAGTTCTGGAGCGATCGTGGATGCTTAGTCATGCAACCCTATGACACGGAAAAGGGCGCAGGCACCAAGAGTCCCCATACGTTTTTGCGGGCGATCGGGCCGGAGCCTTGGTCCGTTGCCTATGTCGAACCCTGTCGGCGCCCGGGGGATGGTCGCTACGGTGAGAACCCGAATCGCGGGCAACATTATTATCAATACCAAGTTCTGATCAAGCCGTCGCCAGAAAATATCCAAGAAATTTATCTCGATTCCCTGCGGGTACTCGGGATTCAACCCGAGGAGCACGATATTCGCTTCGTCGAAGATAATTGGGAAGATGCGGCAGTCGGGGCATGGGGCGTCGGCTGGGAAGTCTGGCTCGATGGCATGGAAGTGACACAGTTTACCTATTTCCAGCAATGCGGCGGTTTGGACTGCAAGCCGGTGTCGGTGGAGATCACCTATGGTCTCGAACGTTTGACCATGTATCTCCAGGGTGTCGATTCGATTTTTGATATTCAGTGGAACGACGAAATCACCTACGGCGATATTCATATGCAGGGTGAGATCGAGGAATCGACCTACAACTTCGAGGCATCGGATTCTGACTTATTATTCAACCTGTTCAGTTTGTATGAGCAGGAAGCCGTCCGGCTAATGGAAAAAGAACTGGTACTTCCGGCCTTTAGCTACGTGTTGAAATGCTCCCACACATTTAATTTACTCGATGCGCGGGGCGTGATTTCCGTCACTGAGCGAAATCGCTACATCGGCAAAGTGCGCAATCTCTCCCGCAAAGTCGCAACGCTTTACTACAACCAACGAGAAGCGCTGGGGTTCCCGCTGCTGAAGGAGCAAGCAGTCGCCGCAACTAAATAG
- a CDS encoding DUF721 domain-containing protein, whose translation MAFQGLQSVLRQIERQYQSPQQRHWRSLNQVWPQIVGEKLAAQTRLMNIRSQVLQVAVANPILVQTLMFERSRFLKKLTVALAAQNNELIPETLITDLRFSTAGWHQAKTLDSPYHQFNSWDQHPCQSPPSEAPPKPTQTTLFQDPAIAFQRWSEQARDRYQTAPSCPQCSGPALAGELERWGFCSLCYSQSQMLRPDSSLAEPLD comes from the coding sequence ATGGCATTTCAAGGACTGCAATCAGTGCTGCGCCAAATTGAGCGGCAGTATCAATCGCCCCAGCAGCGTCACTGGCGATCGCTCAATCAAGTCTGGCCGCAGATTGTTGGCGAGAAGTTGGCGGCCCAGACGCGCTTGATGAATATTCGATCGCAGGTTTTGCAAGTTGCAGTTGCGAATCCAATACTAGTTCAGACCTTGATGTTTGAACGATCGCGGTTTCTGAAGAAACTCACTGTCGCCTTAGCTGCCCAAAACAATGAACTGATCCCCGAAACGCTGATCACTGATTTACGATTTTCCACCGCGGGCTGGCATCAAGCCAAAACGTTAGATTCGCCCTATCACCAATTCAACAGTTGGGATCAACATCCTTGCCAGTCACCACCGAGTGAGGCACCGCCCAAACCCACCCAAACCACTTTATTTCAGGATCCCGCGATCGCCTTTCAGCGTTGGTCGGAGCAGGCGCGCGATCGTTATCAAACCGCACCCAGTTGTCCGCAGTGTAGCGGTCCAGCATTAGCTGGTGAGCTAGAGCGATGGGGATTTTGTAGTTTGTGCTATTCCCAAAGCCAAATGCTGCGACCGGACTCATCCCTTGCCGAACCACTGGATTAA